GAAGGGTCTGGAAGATCAGGCTTATCAAGATCGTCCCATGACCATTGGTTCCGGGCAAACCATTTCCCAACCTTTAATTGTTGGGATGATGACGCAAGCCTTGGAGTTGAAAGGTCATGAAAAAGTATTGGAAATTGGAACAGGTTCCGGATATCAAACGGCGATTCTTGCGGAGCTGGCAAAAAAAGTTTACACCATTGAACGTTTGAAAGATTTATCCGTTACCGCACGAAAAATTTTATATCGTTTCGGTTATAAAAATATCGAGTTTCGTATCGGAGATGGAACTTTGGGTTGGCCCGAAGAAGCTCCTTTCGATGCCATTATTGTTACAGCCGGAGGGCCGGAGATCCCATCGGCATTGAAACTTCA
This genomic interval from Deltaproteobacteria bacterium contains the following:
- a CDS encoding protein-L-isoaspartate(D-aspartate) O-methyltransferase; translated protein: MIEQQLIPGGVCDPRILKAMGKIPRHRFVEKGLEDQAYQDRPMTIGSGQTISQPLIVGMMTQALELKGHEKVLEIGTGSGYQTAILAELAKKVYTIERLKDLSVTARKILYRFGYKNIEFRIGDGTLGWPEEAPFDAIIVTAGGPEIPSALKLQVAEGGRLLIPVGSTESQKMYLLKKINGEWATFVLSDCRFVKLIGKEGWKGE